One region of uncultured Sulfurimonas sp. genomic DNA includes:
- a CDS encoding succinylglutamate desuccinylase/aspartoacylase family protein, with translation MLDGKFILGRVEVEKGTNVTINIELPKLYNTPTHLPVRVIRSKKNGPVVFVSAAIHGDELNGIEIIRRLRKLNILKKLKGTLILVPVVNVYGMMNLSRYLPDRRDLNRSFPGNLKGSLAGRVAKIFFDEIVSKCDLGIDLHTASIHKSNLPQVRTNIDNEYTFRLAKAFEAPVVLHSELRDGSLRAVAQEKGVPILLYEAGEALRFDEQSIRIGVKGIINVLRANDMLPQVLTKKSRKTPIVTKESKWIRSIGSGMLRTIKALGDTVVKNDVIAYVDEPLGEKSFEILSPFDGIIIGKSEIPLIQEGDAVFHIAKFKNLGLADDKMEYFAEDAIEQSEFYELNNEEIIE, from the coding sequence ATGCTTGATGGAAAGTTTATTTTGGGTCGTGTTGAAGTTGAAAAAGGCACAAATGTTACTATAAATATAGAACTACCAAAACTTTATAATACTCCAACACATTTGCCAGTTAGAGTTATCAGATCCAAAAAAAATGGACCTGTAGTATTTGTAAGTGCTGCTATACACGGTGATGAGTTAAATGGTATAGAAATTATTAGAAGACTTAGAAAGTTAAATATTCTTAAAAAACTAAAAGGTACTCTTATCTTAGTGCCTGTTGTAAATGTTTATGGAATGATGAACTTATCAAGATATTTGCCAGATAGAAGAGATTTAAATAGAAGTTTTCCAGGAAATTTAAAAGGCTCTCTTGCAGGAAGAGTAGCTAAGATTTTTTTTGATGAGATAGTGAGTAAGTGTGATTTAGGTATAGATTTACACACTGCATCTATACATAAATCAAATCTTCCTCAAGTTAGAACAAACATAGATAACGAGTACACTTTTAGACTTGCAAAAGCTTTTGAAGCACCTGTCGTTTTGCACTCAGAGTTAAGAGATGGGTCTTTGCGTGCAGTAGCTCAAGAAAAAGGAGTGCCTATACTTTTGTACGAAGCAGGAGAAGCACTTCGTTTTGATGAGCAGAGCATACGCATAGGAGTAAAAGGCATAATTAATGTTCTTAGAGCAAACGATATGTTACCTCAAGTTCTAACTAAAAAAAGCAGAAAAACTCCTATAGTTACTAAAGAGAGTAAGTGGATACGTTCAATAGGAAGCGGAATGCTAAGAACTATTAAAGCTCTTGGTGATACTGTTGTTAAAAATGATGTGATTGCTTATGTAGATGAACCTTTAGGGGAAAAAAGTTTTGAGATATTATCTCCTTTTGATGGGATAATTATAGGAAAATCTGAAATACCTCTTATTCAAGAAGGAGATGCTGTCTTTCATATAGCAAAGTTTAAAAATTTAGGACTTGCTGATGATAAAATGGAGTATTTTGCTGAAGATGCTATTGAGCAGAGTGAGTTTTATGAACTTAATAATGAAGAGATTATAGAGTAA
- a CDS encoding RimK/LysX family protein yields the protein MVSKKIIGRKELISIIDLDLQNLDAKVDTGADSNALHCDDIEIDGDGYVHFTLLDEIHESYHGKRMKLPLHRVKKVRSSNGELQNRPSIKVMVDFFGHKYSTIISLTSRSDMKFPMLIGRKFLSGKFLVDVSQEYIAKEEIK from the coding sequence ATGGTTTCAAAAAAAATTATTGGTAGAAAAGAGTTGATTTCTATAATTGACTTGGATCTGCAAAACCTTGATGCAAAAGTTGATACTGGGGCTGATTCTAATGCTCTTCATTGTGATGATATAGAAATAGATGGTGATGGTTATGTGCATTTTACTTTACTTGATGAAATTCATGAGTCTTACCATGGTAAAAGAATGAAATTACCGCTTCATAGAGTGAAAAAAGTTAGAAGTTCAAACGGCGAGTTACAAAATCGTCCATCTATAAAAGTGATGGTGGATTTTTTTGGTCACAAGTATAGTACAATCATATCTTTAACAAGTCGTTCAGATATGAAGTTTCCTATGTTAATAGGTAGAAAATTTTTAAGTGGTAAGTTTTTAGTAGATGTTTCACAAGAATATATTGCAAAAGAGGAAATAAAATGA
- a CDS encoding succinylglutamate desuccinylase/aspartoacylase family protein, which produces MKLILFILLFTSLVFSQVVEEKKFVLAGVEVLRGTNVTINIELPKLYNTPTQLPVRVIRGKKDGPVVFVSAAIHGDELNGIEIIRRLRTLKVLEELKGTVILIPIVNIYGVMNLSRYLPDRRDLNRHFPGTSKGSLASRIADVFFNEIVKKCDLGIDLHTAAIHKSNLPQIRTNIDNEYTFRLAKAFEAPVVLHSELRDGSLRAVAQENGVPILLYEAGEALRFDEQSIRIGVKGIVNVLRANGMLPKIPNQQRTKVPVVVRESQWLRAMQSGVIRTVKALGDTIRKGEVIAYINEPLSDEKSFEVLAPYTGIIIGKSEIPLIQEGDAIFHIANFKKLTVADKKINYFCEEAIENCEFINFNDEEIIE; this is translated from the coding sequence ATGAAACTTATTTTATTTATTTTACTATTTACATCTTTAGTGTTTTCTCAAGTAGTAGAGGAAAAAAAGTTTGTTTTAGCTGGAGTTGAAGTTTTAAGAGGTACTAATGTAACTATAAACATAGAACTTCCAAAGCTTTATAACACTCCAACACAACTCCCTGTTAGAGTGATACGCGGTAAAAAAGATGGTCCTGTTGTTTTTGTAAGTGCAGCAATTCATGGAGATGAGTTAAATGGTATAGAAATTATAAGAAGACTTAGAACTCTAAAAGTACTTGAAGAGTTAAAAGGTACTGTTATATTAATACCAATAGTAAATATTTATGGAGTAATGAACTTATCAAGATATTTACCAGATAGAAGAGATTTAAATAGACATTTTCCAGGTACATCTAAGGGCTCATTAGCATCTAGAATAGCAGATGTATTTTTTAATGAAATAGTTAAAAAATGTGATTTAGGTATAGATTTACATACAGCAGCTATACATAAATCAAATCTTCCTCAAATTAGAACAAACATAGATAATGAGTACACTTTTAGACTTGCAAAAGCTTTTGAAGCGCCTGTTGTTTTACACTCAGAATTAAGAGATGGGTCTTTGCGCGCAGTAGCTCAGGAAAATGGAGTGCCTATACTTTTGTATGAAGCAGGAGAAGCACTTCGTTTTGATGAGCAAAGCATACGCATAGGAGTAAAAGGCATAGTTAATGTTCTTAGAGCAAATGGTATGTTGCCAAAAATTCCTAATCAACAAAGAACAAAAGTACCGGTTGTAGTAAGAGAGAGTCAATGGTTGAGAGCTATGCAAAGTGGTGTGATTAGGACTGTAAAAGCTTTGGGTGATACTATTAGAAAAGGCGAAGTTATAGCCTATATAAATGAGCCATTATCTGATGAGAAAAGTTTTGAAGTTTTAGCTCCTTATACAGGTATTATCATAGGTAAATCAGAAATTCCTCTTATACAAGAAGGAGATGCCATCTTTCACATAGCAAATTTTAAAAAGCTAACAGTTGCAGATAAAAAAATAAACTATTTTTGTGAAGAGGCTATAGAAAATTGTGAGTTTATAAACTTTAATGATGAGGAAATAATAGAATAA
- a CDS encoding Fur family transcriptional regulator, with protein MINYTDELRKHNLKATPQRLAISNALHSCGHISVDSLYETMLNKFNSISLATIYKNINLMLEHSYIQEVKIPQHKSVYELSKASHSHLVCSKCGEVEDIMLNIKPIISEVNSITTFSITKADLVISGTCKNCQ; from the coding sequence ATGATTAATTATACAGATGAACTTAGAAAACATAATTTAAAAGCAACTCCGCAAAGATTAGCTATTAGTAATGCTTTACACTCTTGTGGGCATATAAGCGTAGATTCTTTATATGAAACAATGCTAAATAAATTTAACTCAATCTCATTAGCAACTATATATAAAAACATTAACCTTATGTTGGAGCATTCATATATTCAAGAGGTTAAAATACCTCAGCATAAATCAGTTTACGAACTTTCCAAAGCTTCTCATTCTCATTTAGTTTGCAGCAAATGTGGAGAAGTAGAAGATATTATGCTAAATATTAAGCCTATTATTAGTGAAGTAAATTCTATTACTACTTTTAGTATTACAAAAGCAGACCTTGTAATATCTGGCACTTGTAAAAATTGCCAATAA
- the rimK gene encoding 30S ribosomal protein S6--L-glutamate ligase, producing MRVYVLSRNSSLYSTRRLVEAAKARDWDVRVIDYLKCSIEIMKGELHINYLGKQLPTPDAIIPRIGASRTFYGTAMVRHFEMMDVFSTSGNLAIARSRDKLRSLQVLSKHNVDMPKTVFASNKSSAKDVIALSGGTPLVLKILEGTQGVGVVLVDTEKAAKSVLDAFYGMDVNLLVQEFIEEAGGADIRALVVGGEVVGAMKRQGAEGDFRSNLHQGGSATSYKLNRKEKAMALAAAKSMGLGVCGVDMIPSTRGPLVMEVNSSPGLEGIEKSTNIDIAGKIMDYIEQNVTPRTDVTTKKRRLKRDSIGA from the coding sequence ATGAGAGTTTATGTGTTATCAAGAAATTCAAGCTTGTATTCTACAAGAAGATTAGTAGAAGCGGCAAAAGCTAGAGATTGGGATGTTAGAGTAATAGATTATTTGAAGTGCTCCATAGAGATTATGAAAGGTGAGTTGCATATAAACTATTTAGGTAAACAGCTACCAACTCCAGATGCTATAATCCCTAGAATAGGAGCTAGTAGAACATTTTATGGAACTGCTATGGTTCGACATTTTGAGATGATGGATGTTTTTTCTACATCTGGAAATTTAGCTATAGCAAGAAGTAGAGATAAACTTAGAAGTCTTCAAGTTCTCTCAAAACATAATGTAGATATGCCAAAAACTGTATTTGCTTCAAATAAATCAAGTGCAAAAGATGTTATAGCTTTAAGCGGTGGGACTCCTCTTGTTCTTAAGATATTGGAGGGAACTCAAGGTGTTGGTGTTGTTTTAGTAGATACTGAAAAAGCTGCTAAATCGGTATTGGATGCATTTTATGGAATGGATGTAAACTTACTTGTTCAAGAGTTCATAGAAGAGGCTGGTGGCGCTGATATTCGTGCTTTAGTTGTTGGTGGAGAAGTTGTTGGAGCTATGAAACGTCAAGGTGCTGAGGGTGATTTTAGATCAAATCTGCATCAGGGTGGAAGTGCAACATCATATAAACTAAACAGAAAAGAAAAAGCGATGGCATTAGCCGCTGCAAAATCAATGGGACTTGGTGTTTGTGGTGTTGATATGATTCCATCTACTCGTGGACCTCTTGTTATGGAGGTTAATTCATCTCCAGGTTTAGAAGGGATTGAAAAATCTACAAATATTGATATTGCAGGAAAAATCATGGATTATATTGAACAAAATGTAACTCCAAGAACAGATGTAACTACAAAAAAACGTAGATTAAAAAGAGATAGTATAGGAGCATAA
- a CDS encoding ester cyclase produces the protein MTNRDLISAYYEMWNDKNFDKADLICDKDIRFRGSLNITANGLDGFKEYGHMIALAFPNLYHAVEMSVYENNSVATYVTYTGTHEGEVFDYPPTGKRICYSGAAFFNIRNEKIVSINVLGDLNSLHKQLSE, from the coding sequence ATGACAAATAGAGACTTGATTAGTGCTTATTATGAGATGTGGAATGATAAAAATTTCGATAAAGCAGATTTGATTTGTGATAAAGATATTAGATTTCGTGGTTCACTAAATATTACAGCTAATGGACTTGATGGATTTAAAGAGTATGGACATATGATAGCTCTTGCTTTTCCAAATCTTTACCATGCTGTTGAAATGTCAGTATATGAAAACAATAGCGTAGCTACCTATGTAACATATACAGGGACTCACGAAGGAGAAGTTTTTGATTATCCTCCTACTGGAAAACGCATCTGTTATTCTGGTGCCGCTTTTTTTAATATAAGAAATGAAAAAATAGTAAGCATAAATGTTTTGGGAGATTTAAACTCACTTCATAAGCAACTAAGCGAGTAA
- a CDS encoding mechanosensitive ion channel domain-containing protein codes for MIKIILMLGLFVPLLFSEATDATASVKPSESRNVWDSKNIWIKTYVNNKNYYTTINNIVKIEQKIKINAKKPQTLEGLKRRLEIQKSKLALYEQNKSFDRLLVPYRFDMIEVRAYDYFFKESKNKLHKKIEKLVYMKNEFNMASSILNNYYKKNKKGSVSLDDLKYFEEFLENVNKTYLNLIEARDEIDRRYEEYYQEKLQKHIITFVMFFITYIIYRVFLLVCWYLEHRLHKENTGVYKKAISIIFYMIIFLALVVRYMEDFIYIITFLSVVAAALTIALREVILNIVASVYIFFSNMIRVGDRVMVQFETKHTIGDILDISLMKIKLSEIEDYSNLKEIKNVGRTIYIPNSYVFTKVFYNYSRKKNGFINDLIEFEFTADNDFEKIEKITNDILNDLSLNHTITFTLNNLKTGVVGLISYQVNYKKASKMRGDISIKLLQAYTQDENIKLKTSKATPKTSSESSE; via the coding sequence ATGATAAAAATAATTTTAATGCTAGGGCTGTTTGTACCATTACTTTTCTCAGAAGCTACAGATGCAACCGCATCTGTAAAACCAAGTGAATCAAGAAATGTTTGGGATAGTAAAAATATATGGATTAAAACTTATGTAAATAACAAAAACTACTATACTACAATCAACAATATTGTAAAAATAGAGCAAAAAATAAAAATAAATGCAAAAAAACCTCAAACTTTGGAGGGTCTAAAAAGAAGATTGGAGATTCAAAAATCAAAACTAGCTCTTTATGAACAAAATAAAAGTTTTGATAGATTGCTTGTGCCATATAGATTTGATATGATTGAAGTAAGAGCATATGATTATTTTTTTAAAGAATCAAAAAATAAACTACATAAAAAGATTGAAAAACTCGTTTATATGAAAAATGAGTTTAATATGGCCTCTTCAATTTTAAACAATTATTATAAAAAAAATAAAAAAGGTTCTGTATCTTTAGATGATTTGAAGTATTTTGAAGAGTTTTTGGAAAATGTAAACAAAACATATCTAAATCTCATAGAAGCTAGAGATGAGATTGACAGAAGATATGAGGAGTATTATCAAGAAAAATTACAAAAGCATATTATAACTTTTGTGATGTTTTTTATAACATATATTATTTATAGAGTATTTTTACTTGTCTGTTGGTATTTGGAGCATAGACTACACAAAGAAAACACAGGCGTTTACAAAAAAGCTATTTCGATTATATTTTATATGATAATTTTTTTAGCTTTAGTGGTTCGTTATATGGAAGACTTTATATATATCATAACTTTTTTAAGTGTTGTTGCAGCCGCATTAACCATAGCCTTGAGAGAAGTTATCTTAAATATCGTAGCATCTGTATATATTTTCTTTAGCAATATGATTAGAGTTGGCGATAGGGTTATGGTGCAGTTTGAAACTAAGCATACTATCGGAGATATTTTAGATATATCATTGATGAAAATTAAACTAAGTGAAATAGAAGATTATAGTAATTTAAAAGAGATAAAAAATGTTGGTAGAACTATATATATACCAAATAGTTATGTCTTTACAAAAGTTTTTTATAACTATTCTCGCAAAAAAAATGGTTTTATAAATGATTTAATAGAGTTTGAATTTACTGCCGATAATGATTTTGAAAAGATAGAAAAAATAACTAATGATATTTTAAATGATTTAAGTTTAAACCACACAATTACTTTTACTTTAAATAATTTAAAAACAGGTGTAGTAGGCTTGATTTCATACCAAGTAAATTACAAAAAAGCTTCTAAGATGCGTGGAGATATCTCTATAAAACTACTTCAAGCATATACCCAAGATGAAAATATTAAACTAAAAACTTCCAAGGCTACACCAAAGACAAGTAGTGAAAGTTCTGAATAA
- a CDS encoding mechanosensitive ion channel domain-containing protein, whose amino-acid sequence MKLFYLFFLLSLSLFGATVDNKLYEGDQRDAYYDEIKKQINKSAIGGSKSDEVIKEEILQLSRVRDASSKKIQVESYDLKLFSLKSIDLKTYYEVIAQIAVLENKQDANAEFVSDLQSKLLFLKKKIEDITEDEKVKLLSLQLQFAYYKLQQKNIDSRVSLLKDEILKLKESLLKSFKTLNCEVSLKLEDEISLLQSSLLEKKQEIIAKELQKEKALIEESSIIDKVDNNLVLLNSDYQELLRKKISLNLMKSLCLLKNSDNSGFYKLINDTQKTTKDISNASEKALFLQEIDVIKKISKDALGHTNLFFGATVQETKEIILKAKEFVISPLFIFNERSISLFSLLKSILYVVIGFFLGMLYKGWIARVTKRFKDMSMMSIRLISNIGYYLIILIFLIISIGSLGIDMSSLSLIAGALSIGIGFGLQTVVSNLIAGIILMFERTIRIGDIIEINNVLSGTVTDMRIRSTTVKTFDNVDIVVPNSSFVQNNVINLTLEDRIRRLHIPFGVAYGTEIDVVKRVVLDALDKSSLYFIRDDEDKKTDVRMTLMNSSSVDLELIVWVSRDIKLKNISIDSDFLILIYNTLRANNINIPFPQLDVNLKR is encoded by the coding sequence ATGAAATTATTTTATTTATTTTTTTTACTCTCTTTAAGTCTCTTTGGTGCAACTGTTGATAACAAACTTTATGAAGGCGATCAAAGAGATGCTTATTATGATGAGATAAAAAAACAGATAAATAAATCAGCCATAGGAGGCTCAAAGAGTGATGAAGTAATCAAAGAAGAGATACTTCAACTCTCAAGAGTTAGAGATGCTTCAAGTAAAAAAATTCAAGTAGAATCTTATGACTTAAAACTCTTTAGTTTAAAATCTATAGATTTAAAAACATATTATGAAGTTATAGCACAAATAGCAGTTCTTGAGAATAAACAAGATGCTAACGCGGAATTTGTGAGTGATTTACAATCAAAACTACTTTTTTTGAAAAAAAAGATTGAAGATATAACAGAAGATGAAAAAGTAAAACTTTTGTCTTTGCAATTACAATTTGCTTACTATAAACTTCAACAAAAAAACATAGACTCAAGAGTCTCTCTTTTAAAAGATGAAATTTTAAAATTAAAAGAGTCTCTTTTAAAGTCATTTAAGACATTAAACTGTGAAGTAAGTCTTAAGTTAGAAGATGAAATATCTTTACTTCAAAGCTCTCTTTTAGAGAAAAAACAAGAAATCATTGCAAAAGAGTTGCAAAAAGAAAAGGCACTTATAGAAGAGAGTAGTATTATTGATAAAGTTGATAATAATCTTGTCTTGCTAAATTCAGACTATCAAGAACTTCTTAGAAAAAAAATCTCACTAAATCTTATGAAATCCTTATGTCTTTTAAAAAATAGTGATAATTCTGGTTTTTATAAATTAATAAACGATACACAAAAAACAACAAAAGACATATCGAATGCATCTGAGAAAGCACTTTTTTTACAAGAAATAGATGTTATTAAAAAAATATCTAAAGATGCTCTGGGGCATACAAATCTTTTTTTTGGTGCAACAGTTCAAGAGACCAAAGAGATTATTTTAAAGGCAAAAGAATTTGTGATATCTCCTCTTTTTATCTTTAATGAACGCTCTATTAGTCTTTTTAGTCTTTTAAAATCAATCCTATATGTGGTAATTGGCTTTTTTTTAGGAATGCTTTATAAGGGCTGGATAGCAAGAGTTACTAAGAGATTTAAAGACATGAGTATGATGTCAATACGTTTGATATCAAACATTGGTTATTACCTGATTATACTAATATTTTTAATTATTTCTATAGGCTCTTTAGGTATAGATATGAGCTCTTTATCTCTTATAGCAGGAGCATTGTCTATTGGTATTGGTTTTGGTTTGCAAACGGTTGTATCTAATCTTATCGCAGGAATTATCCTTATGTTTGAGAGAACTATAAGAATAGGCGATATTATAGAGATTAATAATGTTTTAAGTGGAACAGTAACCGATATGCGGATACGTTCAACAACAGTAAAAACATTTGACAATGTTGATATAGTTGTACCTAACTCATCTTTTGTTCAAAATAATGTTATAAACTTAACACTAGAAGATAGAATAAGACGTTTGCACATCCCTTTTGGTGTAGCCTATGGTACAGAAATCGATGTTGTAAAGCGTGTAGTGCTAGATGCACTTGATAAAAGTAGTCTCTATTTTATACGTGATGATGAAGATAAAAAAACAGATGTAAGAATGACGCTTATGAACAGTAGTAGTGTTGATCTTGAACTTATAGTTTGGGTTAGTAGAGATATAAAACTAAAAAATATATCCATAGATTCTGATTTTTTGATACTGATATACAATACTTTAAGAGCTAACAACATAAATATACCATTTCCTCAACTTGATGTTAATCTAAAACGATGA
- a CDS encoding ferritin family protein, which yields MRQYESYKCNKCGNVVEVQSVGGGELHCCGQAMEMITENLTLVNLMKSFAGESQARNKYEYFARVAQKEGYRDIAEHFQRAANNEKHHAKMELALHNRMVSGSENDFGDTKANLQCAIDGESYENVTMYPDFAAIAKEEGHKEAAKLFSGIGQIEVEHENMYRKLLQRLEADAEHLSDDADEEWICEVCGHVHRGKKALKVCPVCKHPQEYQSRLNSKK from the coding sequence ATGAGACAATATGAGTCATATAAATGTAATAAATGTGGTAACGTAGTAGAAGTACAAAGTGTTGGTGGTGGGGAGTTACACTGCTGTGGTCAAGCAATGGAGATGATTACTGAAAACTTAACTTTAGTAAATTTAATGAAATCATTTGCTGGGGAATCACAAGCAAGAAACAAGTATGAATACTTTGCAAGAGTAGCTCAAAAAGAAGGTTATAGAGATATAGCTGAGCATTTTCAAAGAGCAGCAAACAATGAAAAACATCATGCAAAAATGGAACTAGCACTTCACAACAGAATGGTAAGTGGTTCTGAGAATGACTTTGGAGATACAAAAGCAAATCTTCAATGTGCTATTGATGGTGAAAGTTATGAAAATGTAACAATGTATCCTGATTTTGCAGCTATTGCAAAAGAAGAAGGTCATAAAGAAGCTGCAAAACTATTTAGTGGCATCGGTCAAATAGAAGTAGAACATGAAAATATGTATAGAAAACTTTTACAAAGACTAGAAGCAGATGCTGAACATTTAAGTGATGATGCAGATGAAGAGTGGATTTGTGAAGTATGTGGACATGTACATCGCGGTAAAAAAGCTCTAAAAGTTTGTCCTGTTTGTAAGCATCCTCAAGAGTACCAATCAAGACTAAACTCTAAAAAATAA